ACCAGTGGCTCCTGGACGTGTTCAGCGCCAACTTCTATCATGTCACTGTTTAATGAGCATCTTTTCCTGTGGGATCCCAGTCGGAGTGATATGCCTATcatgaagaaaaagattcGAGGCGTCTCGTGCTTTGATATATCTACGCTTCATGATGGCGTGATATCGGTGGGTAGTTCTAAAGGTATATCCATACGAGATGTGAGGGCAAAGGGATCACATGGGTTATCTCCACCAACTGGCAACGACAAGAAGGTTACACAAGTCAAATGGTCTCCATTTGATGCAAACATAGTAGCCGCAGTACATGATGGAAATACTTTAAAAGTATGGGATGTGCGAGCCAATGCTCCAATGCTCACTTATCATGGACACTCGGATATTATCAACTCGATAAATTGGTCTAACACTGACTCTAATCAGCTCTGGTCAGCCTCAGATGACAATACTATTAGAATGTGGGATATAGATGAGAGTCAAGAACAACAGCGACAAGTGGACAGTATTAGTAATTCAGTCCAGTCGGTACGAAACAACGAGAAGGATGCTAAATGGGTACCGACAAAACCTTGGAAGTTATATCGCCAAAGACTGTCAAGATATAATGAATCATTCTCTCTTGGATATTTCGTTGATCCAAGTCAAGGAGGTACCTTGTCGTCCACGACGATATTTTCTGAATCCAAGCAATTCTTATCGCTGGCATCATTTCCCAACACTAGACATGGTGATCAAAGTATCCTATCGATTGATAACGATGGGTTCTTTGGATTGCATGTCAAGGAAAATTCTAATGCAGGTAGTCGTAGAGGCAGCTTTGGATATAGCGATAGCATGGATTCCAGTGATAGTGACATTGGTAGTTCATATTCAGTCCCAACAGTTTGAACAGTAGAAAATACCCCAGTCATTGGCTCTTCCTGAGCCAAGCCGACTTCGCTGTTTGGACCAATACGCATTGTAACGACTTGATGTAAGAATTAATAAACACGTTAATAAATTTTTAGTAACGTTGAGAAGTGTATTTCATGAGTGTGCTTTCAGGCACAATGAgacaacaaataataaattaaaaatacgaataaataacaatTGTAATCTTCGTAGCGCTggaatgaaaataataattagaAAAATACGACTGCAAACTCCTGCCCTCTCAACACCCTTGTAAATGCTTCATAATGAGCGCTAATGAGCAATTGAAACAGTTacacaaataaacaaatctaCGACTACTTGGTCCTGTTCTCTGTACACCTTCTTTAAATGCTTCATAATGAGCGTTACACATTAAGACACgttaaataataaattaaacaaATCTACGACTACATAGTCCTGTTGTCTAAACACCCTTTGCAAATGCTTCGTAACGCTGAGAAGTGTTTTCATAGGCTTTGGTAAATAGCTGATCTCGATTCTTGGCCAAGAATTGCAGACAGTCCTCTAAATGGTCTTTGAGAACCGATACGCCCTGAGGATCCATATTGGTCAAGGCGATTAGGTTTGGTAGTGATACAAATAGTCGCAAAAGATGTTGAGCTCCATACAATTCACTCATCTCTTTATCAGGATGGGCTTTCCGAATCTCCAGATACTGTTGTCGCTCGAACCTGTACAGCAGCATATTTCCGAGGGAACGATCAAAATAGAGCTTCAATCCAGAAATGACTTCATCGAGGATTTCAGCTTCACTGCTTCCAACACGCATCTTGGGTTTAGAATCTCTGTATTTTTTGAGAATTTCCACTACATTCGGTTTTTGAGGCAGGCTTAGCAGTTGGTGCTCTTTAGTGATATATTCCCAGTCATCGACCAAAAGTGATTTCAAAGAATCAGGTAccatgatatttatttccaatCGTTTAATAAAGTCTTCCTCACGCTCTAAATCGTCTTGACCCGAGGGACGGGATCGTTTATGACTCCTTGAGAACGATAAGCCCGACTCTTCTTTTGGGGCATCTTTACGTTTTGAACTAGTTTCACCAGCCAAGGACCCCGACACACCATTTGTGGCGGCACCTGCTGtagaagacgaagaagcagctgtcTTCTTAGTTTTGTTCTGATTAACGGCTGCCAGAGCCGCCTGTTTGAGTTCCTTCTGAGTACGAAGATTCTCTTCATTCCATTGTAGAACACGATCCGCAGCAATCCACTCGTCCCACGTGGATTTCCATCCTTTATAATGTACAAAATAAGCGACCTTCTCCTTGAATTCCGAAGGAAGGTCTGAAATATCGGCTTTCTTCTCTCCACCCTCACTTGGCGGCGCCCTGGACATAGCCTGTTTCACTGCCGGATTATATGACTTGATAATCTTGGCTTCGTACAAAAGCGGGCCATGGAACGCCAAACATTTAGTGCCTGCCGCCAGCACGTTCGGACCCTTCGTCATTGCTACCAATACTATCGACTAACTTCGTCCTGTAGCTAGATCAATCGCGGACCAGCGAAGGTCTCACCCAGTTAATAACCTGCTGCAGAGACGCGTCCCGTCGTGCGGCCGTGCGGCGTCGCTGGACCCTGGCGGGGGTGATTCGGGGaggggggtgctgcctccggcggctggggctctgccccagaccccgttgctcctctcgctttgctcgagtcgtttcgtctaCGGGCCCGTGATAACTCCTGCgtagcaggagccacggggtctggggcagagccccagccgccggaggcaggacccctCCAGGTATCAGGTGATCCACTGGCTATAGACGGTGATGTCCCTAACCTCTGACAAATGTCAGTCAGAAGATAAAAGGCGCTTGGCAAAGCTGATTTCACGGCATCAGTGAGAATGTCTTCTAACGAGTCACATACTGTTGGCATTGTGGGTGCTGGGCTGGTAGGCTGTTTGGCTGCTCTGGCGTTTGCTAATGAGGGATTCAAGGTTGAGCTGTTTGAGTCGCGGCCTGATCTCCGGGACCCAGATCAGCAGGTCCTTTCGCAATTGAGATCTATTAATTTGGCGGTTTCTGCTCGTGGAATCACTGCTCTGAGATCTGTTGATGAGGAGATGGCCGACAGAGTCCTCAAGGACCTCGTTCCTATGCATGGTAGAATGGTTCATGATCTCAATGGAAAGCAGATTTGCCAGAAGTATGGGCTCTATGGAGAGTGTATCAACTCGATCAATCGATCTCTTCTCAATCGTTCATTATTAGATGAGCTAGATAAACTCGATAATGTCAAAGTCACCTTTAATCACAAGCTTATTCGTTTAGACAATCTGAAACGTTCATCTTCTGATAATCTCGAAAATGCTGCTAATAGTGAAGTAGTCCGTGGACACTTTGTGGGTACCAAGACAAATGAATCTTTGACAGTAGAAAATGTCAATGTCTGGATAGGAGCAGATGGTTCATACTCTCAAGTACGTTCTCAAATTCAGAGAGCTTTACAAATGAACTTTTCTCAAGAATACATTGACCACTACTATCTCGAACTACGTATTCCTGCTAAGAACGAGACAGCCAAGTCGAGCCACTTTGATTCGACCTGTCCTGAGGCTGTCGAAGTAGGAACGGAAGCCAAATTCGCTCTGAATCCTaatcatcttcatataTGGCCTCGTCATGAGTACATGTTAATTGCACTTGCCAATTCAGACGGCTCTTTCACATGTACCCTTTTCGCTCCCAAGAGCCTGTTCGACAAGGAACTGGCTATTTCAGCGTCGGATGCTGATGTAGTTTCTTTCTTTAGGACTAATTTTCCCAGTGCTATAGAGCTCATGGGAGATGATCTGCTATTGGAGTCGTTCAGAAAGAACCCTCGCGGATCGTTGGTATGTGTCAAATGCTCTCCTTATAATGTCGGAGGTAAagctattattattggcgATGCAGCCCATTCAATGGTACCATTTTATGGTCAAGGTATGAACTGTGGATTTGAAGACGTTCGCACGCTCATGGCTATTCTCAAGAAGCACGAATTTGACTTTGAAACCGGTTTCAACGAGTATACCGAGACCCGCCGCAAGGATCTGGGTGCCATTGTCGACCTCTCGATGCGAAACTATCAAGAAATGCGCCACGACGTTACCAGTACTGCATATTTGCTCCGCAAGTCTGTAGATGGATTCCTGTCGCGAGTCATGGGCGATTTCTGGCTGCCACTCTACACGATGGTCTCGTTCCGAGCAGACATCCCCTACTCACGAGCTGTCCAAGAACGCCAATGGCAAAACGACATCCTCACCTGGGTCATTCGAGCCTCCGTCGGCACCTCTCTCCTCGCAGGCACTGCCCTATGGCACGGCAGACTGTTCAACACCCTCAGCTCTCTTTACTCTAGACTGACTCGTTAGACACAGTCATTTTTCACTGTATgtacatatttattttcctCTCTGCGATAGTGGGTGtgactctgcctccggcggctggggcgctgccccagaccccgttgtgctcgcttcgcgagctctAATACGTGGGTGGAATATTAGCAATTGAGAAGCAGATTTTCCAAGACTTTCAGACATGAGCGTCAGAAGTGGCTGAATAATTCAATTGTACAATCATATGAACAACCCTCGTTCTTCGAGTAATTTATTCTGACGTGATGTGACAGCCATATGAGACGACTATCTCGACTTCACATTCCTCGAGAACAAAACAGTCCAGTACTCAATCTAACTACTCGAGTTTCAGAGATGACAGTTCAAGGATGGAGACGGCTCTGGGATCATTATAAGAAGTCTAGGTTCGAGTAACTATTCTCAGACGATTGTGATCTGGACCCCACGAACCTCCGCGATCAACAACCAGTCAGGCTctcgacgtaacgactcgagcgcagcgagaggagccacggggtctggggcagagccccagccgccggaggcacgtcctCCCCACAAACATTCACGCGataaaatttatttatttatataaatcaaGATATTAGTGCGGCAACAGGAAGCTTACTTGGGAAGAATGGTGTTGTCGCCCCACCAGGTGAGGACAAGGGCGAGACCAACAGTGTCGAGCAGCGACACAACGGTTTGAGCGGCCAGAACGTCGAAAGTCTTGTTTTCAATAAAGAGACCAGACACAATAGCAGGACCAGAGTTGACAGCAAACAAGAGAGAACCAAGAATAGCAGCACCCTTATAACTGACAGTGGCAGTCAATTGCAAAAGAGCAGAAACAGCGTAAGATTGGAATGCAGATCCGACGAAGTTGGCGCCCAGAACTTGAGCAGCGCTGGCTGCCTCCTTGCTCTTCAAGAACTCCTCATTAGTGATGGAACGCTTTGCTCTTTGGAAAGCAGTGCCGAAAACTGGTTGCGACACAATAAAGCTGGTAGCGTGAGTGTAGGCGGTACCCAAGGCAATCGAGCTGGGGTCGTCGTTAGTACTTGGTCTCTACTTTCTATTTAACGGACTtcctccggcggctggggctctgccccagaccccgtggctcctgcttcgcaggagaataCGACAGAGCGGAACTGAGTATTGGACGTGGACATATGATGCAAAGCTAGCTAGGAACCGTGGTTATGCAATTGTGCAGTACAAATaacccaaaaaaagattGTGTTTTGTGTACAGGCAATTCCATATGGACCCACAGTAGCACCA
The Sugiyamaella lignohabitans strain CBS 10342 chromosome A, complete sequence genome window above contains:
- the DSE1 gene encoding Dse1p (Daughter cell-specific protein; may regulate cross-talk between the mating and filamentation pathways; deletion affects cell separation after division and sensitivity to alpha-factor and drugs affecting the cell wall; relocalizes from bud neck to cytoplasm upon DNA replication stress; GO_component: GO:0005935 - cellular bud neck [Evidence IEA]; GO_component: GO:0005935 - cellular bud neck [Evidence IDA] [PMID 14562095]; GO_function: GO:0003674 - molecular_function [Evidence ND]; GO_process: GO:0007049 - cell cycle [Evidence IEA]; GO_process: GO:0051301 - cell division [Evidence IEA]; GO_process: GO:0007109 - cytokinesis, completion of separation [Evidence IMP] [PMID 11309124]; GO_process: GO:0001403 - invasive growth in response to glucose limitation [Evidence IMP] [PMID 19820940]; GO_process: GO:0010969 - regulation of pheromone-dependent signal transduction involved in conjugation with cellular fusion [Evidence IMP] [PMID 19820940]), which gives rise to MDGPIRVLGDGQVDPGFYNSDDYNSRLDGLKIRQEFEVPAAKQQLRHVNDVNDYFQPQEPTGEVSVSSHYWKIPDKRQYLTAIATHETDPLVAIASGSRESNLFIYELDKNELDASKSILTHHQTITLAEIHSLAWASPNDPLGQQGNVIFTGHNTGMVHMILLPDPYRSSDPAEIMKRFNHNRHVEGATSTRISQLGLTSGSWTCSAPTSIMSLFNEHLFLWDPSRSDMPIMKKKIRGVSCFDISTLHDGVISVGSSKGISIRDVRAKGSHGLSPPTGNDKKVTQVKWSPFDANIVAAVHDGNTLKVWDVRANAPMLTYHGHSDIINSINWSNTDSNQLWSASDDNTIRMWDIDESQEQQRQVDSISNSVQSVRNNEKDAKWVPTKPWKLYRQRLSRYNESFSLGYFVDPSQGGTLSSTTIFSESKQFLSLASFPNTRHGDQSILSIDNDGFFGLHVKENSNAGSRRGSFGYSDSMDSSDSDIGSSYSVPTV
- the EAF3 gene encoding Eaf3p (Component of the Rpd3S histone deacetylase complex; Esa1p-associated factor, nonessential component of the NuA4 acetyltransferase complex, homologous to Drosophila dosage compensation protein MSL3; plays a role in regulating Ty1 transposition; GO_component: GO:0035267 - NuA4 histone acetyltransferase complex [Evidence IPI] [PMID 15485911]; GO_component: GO:0032221 - Rpd3S complex [Evidence IDA] [PMID 16286007]; GO_component: GO:0032221 - Rpd3S complex [Evidence IDA] [PMID 16286008]; GO_component: GO:0000123 - histone acetyltransferase complex [Evidence IDA] [PMID 11036083]; GO_component: GO:0005634 - nucleus [Evidence IEA,IEA,IEA]; GO_function: GO:0004402 - histone acetyltransferase activity [Evidence IDA] [PMID 11036083]; GO_process: GO:0006281 - DNA repair [Evidence IEA]; GO_process: GO:0006281 - DNA repair [Evidence IDA] [PMID 16135807]; GO_process: GO:0006974 - cellular response to DNA damage stimulus [Evidence IEA]; GO_process: GO:0016568 - chromatin modification [Evidence IEA]; GO_process: GO:0016573 - histone acetylation [Evidence IDA] [PMID 11036083]; GO_process: GO:0016575 - histone deacetylation [Evidence IMP] [PMID 16286007]; GO_process: GO:0060195 - negative regulation of antisense RNA transcription [Evidence IMP] [PMID 21248844]; GO_process: GO:0045892 - negative regulation of transcription, DNA-templated [Evidence IMP] [PMID 16364921]; GO_process: GO:0030174 - regulation of DNA-dependent DNA replication initiation [Evidence IMP] [PMID 19417103]; GO_process: GO:0006357 - regulation of transcription from RNA polymerase II promoter [Evidence IMP] [PMID 11036083]; GO_process: GO:0006355 - regulation of transcription, DNA-templated [Evidence IEA]; GO_process: GO:0006368 - transcription elongation from RNA polymerase II promoter [Evidence IGI] [PMID 19948887]; GO_process: GO:0006351 - transcription, DNA-templated [Evidence IEA]) → MTKGPNVLAAGTKCLAFHGPLLYEAKIIKSYNPAVKQAMSRAPPSEGGEKKADISDLPSEFKEKVAYFVHYKGWKSTWDEWIAADRVLQWNEENLRTQKELKQAALAAVNQNKTKKTAASSSSTAGAATNGVSGSLAGETSSKRKDAPKEESGLSFSRSHKRSRPSGQDDLEREEDFIKRLEINIMVPDSLKSLLVDDWEYITKEHQLLSLPQKPNVVEILKKYRDSKPKMRVGSSEAEILDEVISGLKLYFDRSLGNMLLYRFERQQYLEIRKAHPDKEMSELYGAQHLLRLFVSLPNLIALTNMDPQGVSVLKDHLEDCLQFLAKNRDQLFTKAYENTSQRYEAFAKGV
- the BNA4 gene encoding kynurenine 3-monooxygenase (Kynurenine 3-mono oxygenase; required for the de novo biosynthesis of NAD from tryptophan via kynurenine; expression regulated by Hst1p; putative therapeutic target for Huntington disease; GO_component: GO:0016020 - membrane [Evidence IEA]; GO_component: GO:0031966 - mitochondrial membrane [Evidence IEA]; GO_component: GO:0005741 - mitochondrial outer membrane [Evidence IEA,IEA]; GO_component: GO:0005741 - mitochondrial outer membrane [Evidence IDA] [PMID 16407407]; GO_component: GO:0005739 - mitochondrion [Evidence IEA]; GO_component: GO:0005739 - mitochondrion [Evidence IDA] [PMID 14562095]; GO_component: GO:0005739 - mitochondrion [Evidence IDA] [PMID 14576278]; GO_component: GO:0005739 - mitochondrion [Evidence IDA] [PMID 16823961]; GO_function: GO:0050660 - flavin adenine dinucleotide binding [Evidence IEA]; GO_function: GO:0004502 - kynurenine 3-monooxygenase activity [Evidence IEA,IEA,IEA]; GO_function: GO:0004502 - kynurenine 3-monooxygenase activity [Evidence IMP] [PMID 15806102]; GO_function: GO:0004497 - monooxygenase activity [Evidence IEA]; GO_function: GO:0016491 - oxidoreductase activity [Evidence IEA,IEA]; GO_process: GO:0034354 - 'de novo' NAD biosynthetic process from tryptophan [Evidence IEA]; GO_process: GO:0034354 - 'de novo' NAD biosynthetic process from tryptophan [Evidence IGI] [PMID 12062417]; GO_process: GO:0009435 - NAD biosynthetic process [Evidence IEA]; GO_process: GO:0043420 - anthranilate metabolic process [Evidence IEA]; GO_process: GO:0008152 - metabolic process [Evidence IEA]; GO_process: GO:0055114 - oxidation-reduction process [Evidence IEA]; GO_process: GO:0019363 - pyridine nucleotide biosynthetic process [Evidence IEA]; GO_process: GO:0019805 - quinolinate biosynthetic process [Evidence IEA,IEA]; GO_process: GO:0006569 - tryptophan catabolic process [Evidence IEA,IEA]): MSSNESHTVGIVGAGLVGCLAALAFANEGFKVELFESRPDLRDPDQQVLSQLRSINLAVSARGITALRSVDEEMADRVLKDLVPMHGRMVHDLNGKQICQKYGLYGECINSINRSLLNRSLLDELDKLDNVKVTFNHKLIRLDNLKRSSSDNLENAANSEVVRGHFVGTKTNESLTVENVNVWIGADGSYSQVRSQIQRALQMNFSQEYIDHYYLELRIPAKNETAKSSHFDSTCPEAVEVGTEAKFALNPNHLHIWPRHEYMLIALANSDGSFTCTLFAPKSLFDKELAISASDADVVSFFRTNFPSAIELMGDDLLLESFRKNPRGSLVCVKCSPYNVGGKAIIIGDAAHSMVPFYGQGMNCGFEDVRTLMAILKKHEFDFETGFNEYTETRRKDLGAIVDLSMRNYQEMRHDVTSTAYLLRKSVDGFLSRVMGDFWLPLYTMVSFRADIPYSRAVQERQWQNDILTWVIRASVGTSLLAGTALWHGRLFNTLSSLYSRLTR